DNA sequence from the Terriglobia bacterium genome:
AACGCGCTCTGTGCGCGTGCCGGATGGTCTTGGGCTGCATCCTGATCAACGTGACTTTGCTTCTGGGAGCCCGGTCCAACTGATTGTACTCCGCCACAAATTGCTGCTTTGCCCTGTGAAGCAGCACACGCAAATACTCCCGGCTTACGCCCAGTTCCATGCACACTTCATTTTTGTCTCGTTGTTCAAAGAAAACCGCCCGCAGTATCTTCTGGTCTTTGGCTGGAAGTTTTGCCAGCACCCGCTGTACCTGCAGCTTGGTTTCTTCCGCCAGAAGCATGCCGTCCGGCGTCAGGGATTGGTCCGTGGGATCGCGCTGCAGGTCATCCAGAGGCTTTATCCGGGCGCGCGAGCGGTACGATTCGCGGAGTATGTTGTTGCAGACCGAACTCACAAAAGCGCCGAACCGTTCCGGTTGGCGAATGCCGCCTTCGGCACGCACCGCCGCCCAGGCCCGCAACAGGGTTTCCTGCTGCACGTCCTTGATGTGCTCCGGACACATCAACCGGCGGCGCAGCTTGTTATGGAGGATTTTGCTGAAATATGCCACAAAGTGGGCTTCGGTGGTTACATCCTGCGCCCTGAGTTCGTGCAGGTATGTTTCATTGAACTGATGAAAATCCATGCATTGTGCGGTGGCCATCCCGTCTCCTTACAGCGCGCTCTTCGCTCGATTAGCGCTGCGCAAACGGCATTCTCCGCAGGTTCCGGGTTTCTCCTCCCATGCCTGTCGGGCACATCAATTGATTGAGTGCTAAACCGTTGCTTGTTTCATAAGACGCTGGTGCTCGGGATTTCCCTGTCAGGTTTTAACTTTTGTTTTTAAAGTTTTTTCCCGATCGGGGAAAAACAGTCGGCGGGGGGCGCCATTGGCAAAAAGGGCAGGTTTTGGGGTTCGATTCGCTAAAAGCGGGCCGATGCGCCGATTGCCATCAGCCCGCTTCATAGGCAGCTTTCTTGGGAAATCCTTAGGGATGGATCACGATCACGCCGCCGATTTGGCAATCAACGAGTGACGCCACATTCATCAGCCGCGGTCTTCCAAGCTGTGAGGTTAGTGCAGCCGACTTGAACGTGGCTTGTGCGCCGTCACGCCACAGCATGCTTCCCCT
Encoded proteins:
- a CDS encoding sigma-70 family RNA polymerase sigma factor yields the protein MATAQCMDFHQFNETYLHELRAQDVTTEAHFVAYFSKILHNKLRRRLMCPEHIKDVQQETLLRAWAAVRAEGGIRQPERFGAFVSSVCNNILRESYRSRARIKPLDDLQRDPTDQSLTPDGMLLAEETKLQVQRVLAKLPAKDQKILRAVFFEQRDKNEVCMELGVSREYLRVLLHRAKQQFVAEYNQLDRAPRSKVTLIRMQPKTIRHAHRARSTDSNTLRHCC